One segment of Ipomoea triloba cultivar NCNSP0323 chromosome 12, ASM357664v1 DNA contains the following:
- the LOC115997884 gene encoding probable cinnamyl alcohol dehydrogenase 1, producing MASSTHNNCLGWAARDSSGLLSPYNFSRRVVGSDDVSLDIAYCGICYADVHWTRNEGGTSKYPLVPGHEIVGIVKAVGSNVQRFKVGDPVGVGTYVNSCRECEYCDEGLEIQCSKGSVYTFDGVDVDGTITKGGYSSYIVVHERYCYKIPENYPLASAAPLLCAGITVYTPMMRHNMNQPGKSLGVIGLGGLGHLAVKFGKAFGLKVTVFSTSISKKEEALNLLGADNFVISSDEQQMMALSKSFDFLINTASGDISFDLYLSLLKTGGVLALVGFPKQVKFSPGSLSLGMRSIAGSITGGTKLTQEMLEFCASHKIYPEIEIVPIQYVNEALERLINKDVKYRFVIDIDSSLK from the exons ATGGCTTCTTCAACACACAACAACTGCCTTGGATGGGCTGCCAGAGATTCATCCGGACTTCTCTCTCCTTACAATTTCAGCCGCAG GGTTGTTGGGAGCGATGATGTTTCGCTAGATATTGCTTATTGTGGCATCTGTTATGCTGACGTTCACTGGACAAGGAATGAAGGAGGAACATCCAAGTACCCTTTAGTGCCTGg ACATGAGATTGTAGGAATTGTGAAAGCCGTTGGATCCAACGTTCAGCGGTTCAAAGTTGGTGACCCTGTGGGAGTTGGAACTTATGTTAACTCTTGCAGGGAGTGTGAATATTGTGATGAAGGATTAGAAATTCAGTGCTCAAAGGGATCTGTCTATACTTTTGATGGCGTAGATGTGGATGGTACAATAACAAAGGGAGGATACTCAAGTTACATTGTTGTTCATGAAAG GTATTGCTATAAAATTCCTGAAAATTACCCTCTCGCCTCAGCAGCGCCTTTGTTATGCGCTGGAATTACTGTGTACACTCCGATGATGCGACACAACATGAATCAACCTGGTAAGTCTTTGGGAGTGATTGGACTAGGTGGTCTTGGTCACTTGGCTGTGAAGTTTGGCAAAGCTTTTGGGTTGAAAGTGACAGTTTTCAGCACTAGTATAtcaaagaaagaagaagctCTTAATCTTCTCGGGGCCGATAACTTTGTAATCTCATCTGATGAACAACAGATGATG GCACTGTCGAAATCATTTGACTTCCTGATTAACACTGCATCCGGAGATATCTCGTTTGATCTGTACTTGTCGCTGTTGAAGACTGGTGGTGTTCTTGCTTTGGTGGGGTTTCCTAAACAAGTGAAATTTAGCCCTGGAAGCCTAAGTTTAG GTATGAGAAGCATTGCCGGAAGCATAACTGGAGGAACAAAGCTAACACAAGAAATGCTGGAATTCTGTGCTTCCCACAAAATTTACCCAGAAATTGAAATAGTTCCAATTCAGTATGTGAATGAGGCTCTTGAGAGATTAATAAACAAGGATGTTAAATACCGTTTCGTGATTGATATTGATAGCTCCCTCAAATAG